In Allomuricauda ruestringensis DSM 13258, the following proteins share a genomic window:
- a CDS encoding sigma-54-dependent transcriptional regulator, with amino-acid sequence MSKILIIEDESAIRRVLVKILAEENDGYNVVEAEDGLAGIEAIKKEDFDLVLCDIKMPKMDGVEVLEAAKKIKPEIPFIMISGHGDLDTAVNTMRLGAYDYISKPPDLNRLLTTVRNALDRKELAVENKVLKKKISKNYEMVGESKEIDAIKDMIEKVAPTDARVLITGSNGTGKELVAHWVHQKSPRSSSPFVEVNCAAIPSELIESELFGHVKGAFTSAVKDRAGKFEAANKGTIFLDEIGDMSLSAQAKVLRALQENKISRVGSDKDIKVDVRVLAATNKDLKKEIEAGKFREDLYHRLAVILIKVPALNDRRDDIPLLIEHFAKKIASEQGTGQKSFSEKAIELLKSYDWTGNVRELRNVVERLIILGGKEVSEEDVKLFASK; translated from the coding sequence ATGTCAAAAATTTTGATAATAGAGGACGAATCGGCAATTAGAAGGGTATTGGTAAAAATATTGGCCGAGGAAAACGATGGTTATAATGTAGTGGAAGCCGAGGATGGTCTAGCAGGAATTGAAGCCATCAAAAAGGAAGATTTTGACCTAGTGCTCTGCGATATCAAAATGCCAAAGATGGATGGGGTAGAAGTTTTGGAAGCTGCCAAGAAAATAAAACCAGAAATTCCATTTATTATGATTTCCGGTCATGGAGACCTCGACACAGCAGTAAATACCATGCGGTTGGGAGCATACGATTACATCTCCAAACCACCGGATTTAAACCGATTGCTTACCACAGTTCGCAATGCCTTGGACCGGAAGGAACTTGCCGTGGAGAACAAGGTGCTCAAGAAAAAGATTTCCAAGAACTATGAAATGGTAGGCGAGAGCAAAGAAATAGATGCCATAAAGGACATGATCGAAAAAGTAGCGCCTACCGATGCCCGGGTTCTGATTACGGGTTCCAACGGTACCGGTAAAGAATTAGTGGCCCATTGGGTACACCAAAAAAGTCCCCGTTCATCGTCCCCGTTTGTTGAGGTGAATTGTGCAGCGATTCCTTCTGAGTTGATTGAAAGTGAGTTGTTTGGACACGTCAAGGGTGCATTTACATCTGCTGTTAAGGACAGGGCAGGTAAGTTCGAAGCAGCCAACAAGGGAACCATATTTTTAGATGAGATAGGCGATATGAGCCTTTCTGCCCAAGCCAAAGTGCTTCGAGCCCTGCAAGAGAACAAAATCAGTCGCGTAGGTTCCGATAAGGACATTAAAGTAGATGTTCGGGTACTCGCAGCTACCAACAAGGATTTAAAAAAGGAAATTGAAGCAGGCAAATTCCGGGAAGATCTTTACCATCGTTTGGCCGTGATCTTGATCAAGGTTCCGGCACTCAACGATAGGCGTGACGATATACCTTTGTTGATAGAACATTTTGCAAAAAAAATAGCATCCGAACAAGGAACAGGACAAAAAAGCTTCTCCGAAAAGGCCATAGAGCTGCTTAAAAGTTATGATTGGACGGGGAATGTACGAGAACTTCGCAATGTAGTGGAACGTCTTATCATTCTAGGGGGTAAGGAAGTATCCGAAGAGGATGTGAAACTATTCGCCAGTAAATAA
- a CDS encoding DUF6268 family outer membrane beta-barrel protein yields MHIKTSTHHIAIWKWFTFIVILCSHSLWAQSTDIFRLEYLNIPENDSGVKTQRYKALLNFPIQLNDNKDYLVTGAEYNRFDMGYSADLPFDKKEMIRFHVIDFNLGLIKKWNEDWNFVAILTPRLASNLLNGVLQDDFFMNGSVAFWKEKPKADKPFRVVLGLTYNSTTGIPVPLPLIHYYKKFHPDWSFIAGVPKSNLKYHFDKKHSLELALFLDGYFLNLQNDIVLDNGLAASRISFNTLVGSLGYQYSISKSMSFFAIVGSSVYQEGKLRNKDRGEVYLFNNDANFYIRTGFKIGIF; encoded by the coding sequence ATACATATAAAAACCTCAACTCACCATATTGCAATTTGGAAGTGGTTCACTTTCATTGTAATACTTTGTAGCCATAGTTTATGGGCACAGAGCACAGATATTTTTAGGCTGGAATACCTTAATATTCCTGAGAACGATAGCGGTGTCAAGACACAGCGTTACAAGGCGTTGCTCAATTTTCCCATACAACTGAACGACAATAAGGATTATCTGGTTACGGGTGCCGAATATAATCGTTTTGATATGGGATATTCAGCAGACCTCCCATTTGATAAAAAAGAGATGATCCGCTTCCATGTTATCGATTTTAATTTGGGATTGATCAAAAAATGGAACGAGGATTGGAATTTTGTGGCCATATTGACTCCTAGATTGGCGTCCAATTTATTGAATGGAGTGTTACAGGATGATTTTTTTATGAATGGCTCGGTGGCTTTTTGGAAAGAAAAACCAAAAGCAGATAAGCCTTTTCGGGTGGTTTTGGGGCTGACCTACAACAGCACTACCGGGATTCCAGTTCCGTTGCCCCTGATTCATTACTATAAAAAGTTCCACCCGGATTGGTCGTTTATAGCAGGAGTGCCAAAATCCAACCTGAAATATCATTTTGATAAAAAACACAGTTTGGAGTTGGCACTGTTCTTGGATGGTTACTTTTTAAATCTTCAAAACGATATTGTTTTGGATAATGGGTTGGCAGCTTCCCGGATTTCGTTCAACACTTTGGTAGGTAGTTTGGGGTATCAATACAGCATCTCCAAGAGTATGTCCTTTTTTGCCATTGTGGGAAGCAGTGTGTACCAAGAGGGCAAATTAAGAAATAAAGATCGTGGCGAGGTGTATTTGTTCAATAACGACGCAAATTTTTATATTAGAACAGGTTTCAAAATAGGAATATTTTAA